A single window of Leclercia adecarboxylata DNA harbors:
- a CDS encoding YchE family NAAT transporter: MSLSLFDFPTYFKFFIGLFALVNPVGIIPVFISMTSYQTALARNKTNLTANLSVAIILLTSLYLGDSILQIFGISIDSFRIAGGILVVTIAMSMISGKLGEDKQNKQEKSETAIRESIGVVPLALPLMAGPGAISSTIVWGTRYHNLMHLIGFSIAIALFAFCCWGVFRIAPWLVRLLGQTGINVITRIMGLLLMALGIEFIVTGLKSIFPGLLS; this comes from the coding sequence ATTTTCCTACCTATTTTAAGTTTTTTATCGGTCTGTTCGCGCTGGTTAACCCGGTGGGCATTATTCCTGTCTTTATCAGTATGACCAGCTACCAGACCGCGCTTGCCAGAAATAAGACCAACCTGACGGCAAACCTGTCGGTTGCGATCATCCTGCTGACCTCTCTTTATCTTGGCGACTCTATATTGCAGATTTTTGGCATCTCTATTGATTCGTTCCGGATTGCCGGCGGGATCCTGGTGGTGACCATCGCGATGTCGATGATCAGCGGCAAATTGGGTGAAGACAAACAAAACAAACAAGAAAAATCAGAGACTGCTATCCGCGAAAGTATTGGCGTGGTGCCGCTGGCGTTGCCCTTAATGGCGGGGCCGGGTGCCATCAGTTCCACCATCGTCTGGGGAACGCGCTACCACAATCTAATGCATCTGATTGGCTTCTCGATTGCCATTGCGCTGTTTGCGTTCTGCTGTTGGGGCGTATTCCGTATTGCCCCCTGGCTGGTGCGGCTGCTTGGTCAGACCGGCATTAACGTTATCACCCGTATTATGGGTCTTCTGCTGATGGCGCTGGGGATTGAATTTATTGTTACCGGGCTGAAATCAATATTTCCGGGCTTATTGAGTTAA